In the Pseudomonas orientalis genome, one interval contains:
- a CDS encoding homoserine kinase, which yields MSVFTPLARPELETFLAPYGLGRLLDFQGIAAGSENTNFFISLEQGEFVLTLVERGPVAEMPFFIELLDVLHDADLPVPYALRTTDGIALRELKGKPALLQPRLAGKHIKDANAQHCAQVGELLGHLHLATQGDKVLERKTDRGLDWMLSEGAQLISHLNDAQQRLLQDALSEIETHKAQILALPRANVHADLFRDNAMFEGTHLTGLIDFYNACSGPMLYDVAIALNDWCSDAEGVIDGQRARALLGAYAGLRPFTAKEAELWPTLLRVACVRFWLSRLIAAESFAGQDVLIHDPAEFEHRLLQRQQVAVHLPFAL from the coding sequence ATGTCTGTGTTCACCCCCCTGGCTCGGCCCGAGCTGGAAACCTTTCTTGCCCCTTACGGGCTCGGCCGCCTGCTTGATTTCCAGGGGATTGCCGCCGGTAGCGAAAACACCAACTTCTTTATCAGCCTGGAACAAGGCGAATTCGTCCTGACCCTGGTTGAACGCGGCCCCGTGGCAGAAATGCCGTTCTTTATCGAACTGCTCGACGTGCTCCACGACGCCGACCTGCCGGTGCCGTACGCCCTGCGCACCACCGACGGTATCGCTTTGCGCGAACTCAAGGGCAAACCCGCCTTGCTGCAACCGCGCCTGGCCGGCAAGCACATCAAGGACGCCAATGCCCAGCATTGCGCCCAGGTCGGCGAACTGCTCGGGCATCTGCACCTGGCAACCCAGGGCGACAAGGTGCTGGAGCGCAAGACCGACCGCGGGCTGGACTGGATGCTCAGTGAAGGCGCGCAGTTGATTTCGCACCTCAACGACGCACAACAGCGCCTGCTGCAGGACGCGTTGAGCGAGATCGAAACCCACAAGGCGCAGATCCTCGCCCTGCCGCGCGCCAACGTTCACGCCGACCTGTTCCGCGATAACGCGATGTTCGAAGGCACGCACCTGACCGGCCTGATCGACTTCTACAATGCCTGCTCGGGGCCGATGCTGTACGACGTCGCCATCGCCTTGAACGACTGGTGTTCGGATGCCGAGGGCGTGATTGACGGGCAACGCGCCCGGGCACTGCTGGGTGCCTATGCAGGGTTGCGGCCGTTTACCGCGAAGGAAGCCGAGCTATGGCCGACCCTGCTGCGCGTGGCGTGCGTGCGGTTCTGGCTGTCGCGGCTGATCGCGGCCGAGTCGTTTGCCGGGCAGGATGTGTTGATTCACGACCCTGCCGAATTCGAGCATCGCCTGCTGCAGCGCCAACAGGTGGCTGTGCATCTGCCGTTCGCGCTCTGA
- a CDS encoding DUF2782 domain-containing protein, which translates to MRTFNRLLFTGLIALAPMAAMAADDAPSGDPEVTIRTEGDKTIQEYRQNGFLYAIKVTPKGAPPYFLVRADGTDANFIRSDQPDMLIPSWKIFEWK; encoded by the coding sequence ATGCGTACATTCAATCGCCTGCTGTTCACTGGCTTGATTGCACTCGCTCCGATGGCTGCCATGGCGGCCGACGATGCCCCTTCGGGCGACCCGGAGGTGACCATTCGCACGGAAGGCGACAAGACTATTCAGGAATACCGCCAAAACGGCTTTTTGTACGCCATCAAGGTCACGCCAAAAGGCGCTCCACCGTATTTCCTGGTACGCGCCGATGGAACCGACGCGAACTTCATCCGTTCTGACCAGCCGGATATGCTGATCCCGTCATGGAAGATCTTCGAATGGAAATGA
- a CDS encoding zinc ABC transporter substrate-binding protein gives MVIVSRLFPVFVVFVTSLFMAGAAQAEVKVLTSIKPLQLIAAAVQDGVAVPEVLLPPGASPHNFALRPSDVRRVQSVDLLYWIGPDMETFLPRVLNGRTATTVAVQDLPGMKLRIFGEDSHSHADEADEHDHDHRPGSVDAHLWLSTVNARVIAARMAADLSTADPANAERYQSNAKAFEGRLDALDIRLKKRLASVEGKPYFVFHEAFDYFEDAYGLKHAGVFSVAAEVQPGAQHVAAMRTRLQEVGKTCVFSEPPLRPRLAETLVAGLPVKLAELDALGGYTPATAQGYEQVLEKLGNDLAGCLESL, from the coding sequence GTGGTCATCGTGTCCCGACTTTTTCCCGTTTTTGTCGTATTTGTCACCAGTTTGTTCATGGCTGGCGCCGCTCAGGCCGAGGTCAAGGTGCTGACCAGCATCAAGCCGCTGCAACTGATTGCCGCTGCCGTGCAGGACGGCGTGGCCGTCCCGGAAGTGCTGCTGCCGCCGGGTGCGTCGCCGCATAACTTCGCCTTGCGCCCATCCGACGTACGGCGCGTGCAGTCGGTCGACCTGCTGTACTGGATTGGTCCGGACATGGAAACGTTTTTGCCGCGCGTGTTGAACGGCCGTACGGCGACAACTGTGGCGGTACAGGATCTGCCAGGCATGAAACTTCGCATTTTCGGCGAAGATAGCCACTCCCACGCCGACGAAGCCGACGAGCATGATCACGATCATCGCCCCGGCAGCGTCGATGCGCATTTGTGGTTGTCGACGGTAAACGCGCGGGTGATCGCTGCGCGTATGGCGGCTGACCTGAGTACGGCCGATCCGGCCAACGCCGAGCGTTATCAAAGCAACGCCAAAGCCTTCGAGGGCCGCCTGGATGCGCTGGACATACGTCTGAAGAAGCGTCTGGCAAGCGTAGAGGGCAAGCCTTACTTTGTGTTCCACGAGGCCTTTGATTACTTCGAAGACGCTTACGGCTTGAAGCACGCCGGCGTGTTCAGCGTGGCCGCCGAAGTGCAGCCCGGCGCCCAGCATGTGGCGGCGATGCGTACGCGTTTGCAGGAGGTGGGCAAGACTTGCGTGTTCAGCGAGCCACCGTTGCGGCCGCGATTGGCCGAGACATTGGTTGCCGGGTTGCCGGTGAAATTGGCGGAGCTGGATGCGCTGGGTGGCTACACCCCGGCCACTGCTCAGGGTTATGAGCAGGTGCTGGAAAAGCTCGGCAATGATCTGGCCGGATGCCTGGAGTCACTCTAA
- a CDS encoding Fur family transcriptional regulator, whose product MPITPLASRPHDHSHCVHSALSEADTLCAQKGLRLTALRRRVLELVWQSHKPLGAYDILGVLSEQDGRRAAPPTVYRALDFLLENGLVHRIASLNAFVGCNHPEHAHQGQFLICRQCHAAIELEQKSISDAIIKSAAEVGFSVEGQTVEVVGLCSGCQGA is encoded by the coding sequence ATGCCTATAACACCGCTTGCCAGCCGTCCCCATGACCACTCTCACTGCGTGCACAGCGCGCTGTCGGAGGCCGACACCCTATGCGCGCAGAAGGGTTTGCGCCTGACCGCGCTGCGTCGACGCGTGCTGGAGCTGGTGTGGCAAAGCCACAAGCCGCTGGGCGCGTACGACATCCTCGGCGTACTCAGCGAGCAGGACGGCCGCCGCGCCGCACCGCCCACGGTTTACCGTGCGCTGGATTTCCTGCTGGAAAACGGCCTGGTGCACCGCATCGCCTCGCTCAACGCCTTTGTCGGCTGCAACCACCCGGAACACGCGCATCAGGGCCAGTTCCTGATTTGCCGCCAGTGCCATGCCGCCATCGAGCTTGAACAGAAAAGCATCAGCGATGCCATCATCAAAAGCGCCGCCGAAGTCGGCTTCAGCGTCGAAGGGCAAACGGTCGAAGTGGTCGGCCTGTGCTCGGGCTGTCAGGGGGCTTGA